In Haloarcula limicola, the genomic stretch GGGTGCCGAAGCCGCCGATGATGCTCGCCAGCAGGGCGTCGCCGGTCGTCAGGAAGTAGAAGGCGTTCTCCGGACTCGCCGAGCGGCGGAAGCCCGCGAACAGGCCGCCGGCGACGCCGGCGAAGAAGCCGCTGATGGCGAACGCCGCCAGTTTGTACCGGTAGGTGTCGTAGCCGATGGCGACGGCGCGCTCCTCGTTCTCGCGGATGGCGAGCATCACCTGTCCGAACGGCGAGTGGAGGATGCGCTGCATGGCGAAGTAACAGACCAGCACCACCAGGCCGACCATGTAGTAGGAGACGGCGGTGCTGCCGAGCGTCTGGCCCAGCAGCGACACCTCGTCGCCGGTGAGGATGCCGATCGCGAGGTTCAGCTGGTCGACGCCCGGAACGCCGATCTCGAACCCGGCGGAGTGGGCTGACCCGACGGAGGGGCCGTCACGCGGGTTCGTCGCCACGTAGTCCCACCCGCGGACGAAGACGTACACCACCTGCGCGAACCCGAGCGTTATCATGGCGAAGTAGACGCCCGAGAGGCGGAAGGAGACGAGGCCGACGAGGACGGCCAGTACCACGGCGAGCAGGCCCGCGACGAGCAGCGACGCCATGAACGGCGTCCCCGACCCGAACAGGGGGACTGCGCCGTTGGCGATTAGGATGACCGTGTACGCGCCGGTGCCGTAGAACGCGGCGTGGCCGAACGAGAGGTAGCCCGTGTAGCCGCTGATGAAGTCGAAGGACATGGCGAACAGGCCGAAGTACAGCACCGAGGTCATCGTCTCGACGGTGGGCAGCAGCATCGTGGCCTCGTAGCTCACCGCGGAGTTGACGAGGAAGTGATAGATGGAGGGATAGACCAGCAGCGCGAGGACGACCGCCAGATGCGGGACGTGCGCTCGGAGGTAGTCTACCGGCCAGTCGGTCCCAGTCGCGGCGGCGGACTGGGTCTCGGTGTCGGTGCTAATGGCCGCCCACCCCCTCGACGCCGAAGAGGCCCTGCGGCCGGACGATGAGCGTCACGACCAGCACGAGGAACAGGACCAGTTCCGGCAGGCCGGTGAAGGTGACGTAGTTCTGGAACCACCACGTCATCACCGAGTCGGTCATCCCGACGACGAGCGAGGCGGCGACGGTGCCCCGGAACGTCCCCAGGCCGCCGACGATGACGACGATGAACGCCGGCAGC encodes the following:
- a CDS encoding branched-chain amino acid ABC transporter permease, which translates into the protein MYHFLVNSAVSYEATMLLPTVETMTSVLYFGLFAMSFDFISGYTGYLSFGHAAFYGTGAYTVILIANGAVPLFGSGTPFMASLLVAGLLAVVLAVLVGLVSFRLSGVYFAMITLGFAQVVYVFVRGWDYVATNPRDGPSVGSAHSAGFEIGVPGVDQLNLAIGILTGDEVSLLGQTLGSTAVSYYMVGLVVLVCYFAMQRILHSPFGQVMLAIRENEERAVAIGYDTYRYKLAAFAISGFFAGVAGGLFAGFRRSASPENAFYFLTTGDALLASIIGGFGTLAGPLFGRLFDETIREFLSTSGQGGGLLPYLRALLGEETLGTPVVGDMTFGGLIDTLLNGHAALYVGLVFVLFVLYVPDGLLGTIRQRAGGKLAVVSANAFGDPSPDPPSDDAGGDEQ